From a region of the Marinomonas mediterranea MMB-1 genome:
- a CDS encoding methyl-accepting chemotaxis protein — protein MFNNLSFRTKLISLLISAILGFAILASVAVIALTSQQEASNTLKQYFSSQASVNRLSMGMLELGDRLWALTDTTYDDYQTDLANSYTEYGTLLTTEIELIPDEGIKGALVDLKDHLVSYEIALEKYVAQKGKVGFTTQSGLQGQVISLSDQITTSIAKLSLLKREFVNIKKAETTYLIAPTDENMQPIAKSFERFKVRVDNFGFTDTIGKQSDEYYAALNAYRVEFDKLVALSISFKQEKTVYDEYRDAAMTLIADAVKTAEDRANTQSQQSLSALISISLLVAVFAAILMLSIGKNARNTLQKVVADLTKVKQGDMTAVAEVNKKRNDEFDTLGQSLNEMTNGLGGVLSDVVSSTSEVTSMVTELNNTISNIASSNRSTTDRTNDIATSTDDISNRIASLSDTTEELRGHSNETYESAKAGAKTIQDVLNNLNEAVTQVDITSQQLDELGRLSSNIDNVIEMINDLANQTNLLALNAAIEAARAGEAGRGFSVVADEVRSLAEKTVDATSKITSIVGTIQTSTKSAIASMEQGQNSLKRIEASGSQAEDAIKTIEQNAMTSSDASNLMAQSIHNVADTALKMSGDMDQIAEQLRNDSDSIEIIVSKTEQISGISSDLAGKTQVFTLPSAAV, from the coding sequence ATGTTCAACAATCTTTCGTTCAGAACCAAGCTTATAAGCCTGCTTATTAGCGCAATCTTAGGTTTTGCGATTTTAGCTAGTGTGGCGGTCATCGCGTTAACGTCACAACAAGAAGCAAGCAATACGTTAAAACAATACTTCAGCAGTCAAGCCTCTGTTAACCGACTGTCGATGGGGATGCTAGAACTTGGCGATAGACTCTGGGCGTTAACCGATACAACGTATGATGACTACCAGACAGATTTGGCCAACAGCTATACCGAATACGGTACGTTACTCACAACCGAAATAGAACTTATTCCAGATGAAGGCATTAAAGGCGCCCTTGTTGATCTCAAAGATCACTTAGTAAGCTATGAGATCGCACTGGAAAAGTACGTAGCACAAAAAGGGAAAGTCGGATTTACCACGCAATCAGGCTTACAAGGACAAGTCATTTCGTTAAGTGATCAGATCACCACCTCTATCGCCAAGTTAAGCTTGCTTAAGCGAGAATTTGTTAATATTAAAAAGGCAGAAACGACTTACCTCATTGCGCCTACCGATGAAAACATGCAACCCATCGCAAAGAGCTTTGAACGCTTCAAAGTACGCGTCGATAACTTTGGCTTTACCGACACAATAGGAAAGCAATCGGACGAGTACTACGCCGCGCTTAACGCTTATCGAGTTGAGTTTGATAAACTCGTTGCATTAAGCATAAGCTTCAAGCAAGAAAAAACCGTCTACGATGAATATCGAGACGCAGCGATGACATTAATCGCAGACGCAGTTAAAACCGCAGAAGACCGAGCAAACACGCAATCCCAACAATCATTGAGCGCTTTGATTAGTATCAGTCTATTAGTCGCAGTATTTGCCGCTATTCTTATGCTCTCTATCGGCAAGAATGCACGCAACACCCTACAAAAAGTGGTCGCGGATTTAACCAAGGTAAAACAAGGTGATATGACCGCGGTTGCTGAGGTGAATAAAAAACGTAATGATGAATTCGATACACTAGGCCAATCACTTAATGAAATGACCAACGGCTTGGGCGGTGTCTTATCTGATGTGGTCAGCTCGACTTCCGAAGTGACCAGCATGGTAACCGAGTTAAACAACACGATTAGCAATATCGCGAGTAGCAACAGATCTACCACAGACCGCACGAATGACATCGCCACCTCAACCGATGATATCTCTAATCGAATTGCCTCATTATCTGATACGACAGAAGAATTACGCGGGCATTCGAACGAAACGTACGAATCCGCGAAAGCGGGTGCAAAAACCATTCAAGATGTACTCAATAACCTAAATGAGGCCGTAACGCAGGTAGACATTACCAGCCAACAGCTTGATGAGCTTGGTAGACTCTCAAGCAACATCGACAACGTTATTGAAATGATCAACGATTTGGCAAATCAAACGAACCTGCTTGCGCTTAACGCTGCGATTGAAGCGGCACGAGCGGGCGAAGCGGGTCGAGGATTCTCTGTAGTGGCTGACGAAGTTCGTTCTCTTGCTGAAAAAACGGTCGATGCTACGTCAAAGATTACGTCGATAGTCGGTACGATTCAAACTTCAACGAAGTCTGCAATCGCTTCAATGGAGCAAGGACAAAACAGCCTGAAACGCATCGAAGCGAGTGGCAGCCAAGCAGAAGACGCCATCAAAACCATTGAACAAAACGCCATGACCAGTTCAGATGCATCGAACCTTATGGCTCAGTCCATACATAACGTGGCAGACACTGCGCTTAAAATGAGTGGCGATATGGATCAAATCGCAGAGCAACTGCGAAACGACAGCGACTCCATTGAAATTATTGTAAGCAAGACGGAACAAATTAGCGGAATTTCGTCAGATCTTGCAGGAAAAACTCAGGTATTCACTCTGCCCAGCGCCGCCGTGTGA